GCGTCGGCATTGGCGGCGACCCGATCGTCGGCACGTCGCAGATCGACCTGTTCAAGCTGTACCAGGCCGACCCCGCCACGGAAGCGATCTTGATGATCGGTGAAATCGGCGGCACGGCCGAAGAAGAAGCGGCCGCGTTCGTCAAAGAACACGTCACCAAGCCGGTGGCGGCGTTCATCGCCGGGCGCGCGGCCCCTCCGGGCAAGCGGATGGGTCATGCCGGCGCGATCATCTCGGGTGGCAAAGGAACCGCCGCCGAAAAGGTGGCGGCCCTGGAAGCGGCTGGCATCTCGGTGGCCGAAAGCCCGGCCGACATGGGGGCCGCGATCCAGCGCGCCCTCAAGCGCAAGGGGAAGTAGGACGTCGCGTTCGTTCGTGACGCACCCTCGAAAGAGCGGGAGCTAGGGACGGTCGCCGCATTGAACGAGTGCGGTTCCCAAGGAAGCAGGGGATCATGAAGTCCGAGTCACCCAGCACTTGACGGACAACATTGAAAAGGCAGAAAATGGCATGCTGCTGAGCGATTGCGCTAGAATGACACGAGTTCGGCGTCGGTCACTCAAGGAAGCCTAATCTCCGAGGCAAGGATGGCCCATGAGTACAGTCCAGTCGAGTGAAAAGAAGCTGCGGGGTGGATACTACACACCGGCAGCCGTTGCCAAGTGGCTGGCTAAATGGGCGATCCGTTCGAGCAGCGATCGAGTTCTCGAGCCGAGTTGTGGGGATGGCGTATTCCTCGAATGCGCGTCGTCTGCATTAGATTCGTTACGAAAGCGCGGCTCGAAACTTCAGCGTCAGATCGTTGGTATTGAACTTATCCCTGACGAAGCAAGCGCGGCCAAGCAACGTGCTGTTGCGACATCTGAGGTCATCTCGGGAGATTTCTTTGCTTGGCTCGAGCAACACGGAAGCGGCGAACGATTCGATGCGGTGATTGGAAACCCTCCGTTCATCCGCTACCAGAACTTCCCTGAACCAGCTCGAACCCTAGCAATGGACTTCATGCAGTCGCAGGGGTTGCGTCCAAATCGCCTGACGAACATTTGGGTTCCATTTGTAGTCGCGGGCATTTCGTTGCTTAAGGAGGACGGTCGGCTCGCAATGGTTGTTCCGGCAGAACTTTTACAGGTTACTTATGCGGGTCAGTTGCGTCAGTACTTGTCGGATTCGTTTAAGCGCATCACAATTTACGCTTGTAATGAGATGTTTTTTCCGAACGCCGAGCAGGAAGTAGTTTTGCTTCTCGCGGAAGGAAAGCTCGGTAATGCTGACCCTAGAAATAAATGTGACATTTCGCTCGTAGAAACGGCTTCGGTTGCGCAGCTATTGCGACGGAACGCTCGCTCGCAGACGAGGAAGGCCCGCCCAAAATTTTTGCAACACGAGAGCGAAAAGTGGCTGAAATACTTTCTCGATGCCGAAGAGATTGATTTCATGCGGGCGCTACGCGAGCATACTGCAATTGGCCCACTTAGCGCGCATTGCACTGTGGACGTTGGAGTTGTCACTGGAAAAAACGATTTCTTTGTACTCGATCAACAACAGCTTACCGAGTACGAAGCGCATGATTATGTCGTTCCACTCGTAGGGCGATCCGCACAACTGGCTGGGACGCTCCTCAAGCCTGGTGAATTTCGTCGCATGGCAGACGACGGTAAACGTGTTTGGCTTTTACATCTTACCGGTCACGCACCTGCGGGATTCACTCGCGGGCTTCGTCAGTGGATTGCTGCGGGAGAGGCCGATGGGGTACACCGTGGCTACAAATGTAGCATTCGGACTCCCTGGTATCAGGTGCCGTCTGTGTGGGAGCCAGATTGTTTCATCTTTCGACAGATTTATGATTTTCCGCGAGTCGTCGTGAACAAGGCAAAGGCCACCTCGACTGATACCATCCATCGCGTTCGATGCGCCTCCAATCCTGAGCGGATTGCATCAAACATTTACACTCACCTAACAGCAGCTTCAGCGGAAATCGAAGGACGAAGTTATGGTGGAGGAGTACTTGAGCTTGAGCCAACAGAGGCGGAAAGAGTGCTTGTTCCTCGCACCTTGAACGGCGCGATGCCAATTGCCGAGGCAGACCAACTTGTTCGCGCTGGCAGGCTTGATCAGGTGCTCGAGCACAACGACAACGTCGTGCTTCGCGAATCACTTGGTCTCAGTAAGGGCGAATGCGCGATGTTGAAGCGCATCTGGGTCAAGATGCGAGACCGCCGCAAGTCTCGTCGACGCGCTTAGGCGTCATCGTCGTCGTTCTCGACGCCGTCGTCCTGGTCTGGCTCAATTAGTTCCTCCCCAGCCTCCTCCATCGCTCGTTTCTGAGCTGCTGATGGCTTGTCGTGGGGAGCCATGCCGTCGTATCGAGCGTGGTACGCTGCCTGAACTTGCTCGGAAAAATGTTCGATTCGAAGCGGCGAACCTACGGGAGGCCAGTTTGCTTCGATGGTACCATCGTTCGGGTTCCACAGAACCAAAGTCATTGCCTCGGCCTTGTGAGGAACATCGATGGGAGAGCTTCGGCCTACGAGTCGGTCTAGCATTCGCGTGAATCGGTCGCGAGTCTGCCCCGTAAAGCATGGTGATGGAATGATGACCACAAAGCCGACGACCGCGTAAGGGAACCGAATGTGAACGGTTGTCGCTTCGGTGCCAAGGTCATTCACCATATTCTGGAAATTCTTGCCGACGCTCTTTGTGTCATTGAGCGTTTTGCTGTCGGAAACAAATCTCACCCCATCAGGTCGATATCCGACATCGTAGTTCTGCGGCCTGATTCCGCCGATTACCCGGACTGGGCCAACTTCAACCGCGTCTGCGCTAGCGGGAAGAAGGGCTTGCTGGCTTGGAGCGGTCACTTCAATTCCACCCAGCATTACTGCAAGCGCTTCGCCAATCCGCTTGTCGAATACTTTCCCAAAGTCCATGCCCTCTTTCTTGTTCAGCGCCTGATTTACGAGCCACTTTTGACCCCATACCCGCAATTCTGCAGTAGGGATTTGGATCCTCGGCATTGGCGCAAGAAGCGGCATTTCGGTAGCTTAGCGGGGGCCGGGTATTCAGGACAATACCCGGCGCGGCCTCCAATGGCTACAAATGCTTCTCGCCGGTGCTGAAATCGCCCAGAACCAAAATATTCGCTGACAATCGCTTACGCCCCGGCTCTCGTCAAGATTATCGCAATACAATCGCCGTGTGCTCTCAACCGAAAATGCCGCGGAAGAACCGCTCGGCTTCGATCGCCGCGCCGCGCGCGTCCCAGACGTGGTTGCCAAAGCCGACCTGCGCGAGGACGTAGTTTCCGATCGCGAATTGGCCGACGCTGACGTAGCCAGTGGCCAATTGTCCCACGCCAAACACCATGCCCAGCGCAAGTTGACCCACGCAAAACGCGCCGGTCGTGGCCTGTCCCAGCCCGACTAGGATGCCGAGCCCCAGTTGCCCCACGGCCACGGCGCCAATCGCCGCCTGGCCAATCGCCAAGATGCCGACCGCCACGCGGCCAACCGCGACGATGCCTTTGGCGACGACCAACGAGCCGGTCTCGGGGGACTTGCCGCTGGTGTAATGCAGCAGCGGAATGCCTGACCACTCGCGGTGCGAGCGGAACTCGGCGAACAACTTGCCGTCGGGGTACAAGAACCGCCGCCAGACGCCCCAGGCCGTCTCTTCAAACTTGTATTCGATCGGCTCAAGCAGCAGGTTCGTCGGGCTCATGGGCTCC
This region of Planctomycetota bacterium genomic DNA includes:
- a CDS encoding N-6 DNA methylase, with the translated sequence MSTVQSSEKKLRGGYYTPAAVAKWLAKWAIRSSSDRVLEPSCGDGVFLECASSALDSLRKRGSKLQRQIVGIELIPDEASAAKQRAVATSEVISGDFFAWLEQHGSGERFDAVIGNPPFIRYQNFPEPARTLAMDFMQSQGLRPNRLTNIWVPFVVAGISLLKEDGRLAMVVPAELLQVTYAGQLRQYLSDSFKRITIYACNEMFFPNAEQEVVLLLAEGKLGNADPRNKCDISLVETASVAQLLRRNARSQTRKARPKFLQHESEKWLKYFLDAEEIDFMRALREHTAIGPLSAHCTVDVGVVTGKNDFFVLDQQQLTEYEAHDYVVPLVGRSAQLAGTLLKPGEFRRMADDGKRVWLLHLTGHAPAGFTRGLRQWIAAGEADGVHRGYKCSIRTPWYQVPSVWEPDCFIFRQIYDFPRVVVNKAKATSTDTIHRVRCASNPERIASNIYTHLTAASAEIEGRSYGGGVLELEPTEAERVLVPRTLNGAMPIAEADQLVRAGRLDQVLEHNDNVVLRESLGLSKGECAMLKRIWVKMRDRRKSRRRA